A region of Mycolicibacterium brumae DNA encodes the following proteins:
- a CDS encoding NUDIX domain-containing protein: protein MAEHSFETLSSETLYVGKIFALRADEVAMPGGVSARREVIEHFGAVAVVALDDEDRVTLVYQYRHPFGRRLWELPAGLLDIDGEAPVRTAARELEEEAGLTAECWQVLVDADSTPGFTDESVRVFLATGLTEIGRPEGHHEEADMQVGRFPLAEAVQMVLDGRIVNSLAICGILAAAAVKAGLATPREPDAPWTDRPHRLADRLRETPR from the coding sequence GTGGCTGAGCATTCGTTCGAAACCCTTTCCAGCGAAACGCTTTACGTTGGCAAGATCTTCGCGCTGCGCGCCGACGAGGTGGCGATGCCCGGCGGCGTCAGCGCCCGCCGGGAGGTCATCGAGCATTTCGGCGCGGTCGCCGTGGTCGCCCTCGACGACGAGGATCGGGTGACGCTGGTCTACCAGTACCGACACCCGTTCGGCAGGCGGCTGTGGGAGTTGCCCGCCGGGTTGCTCGACATCGACGGCGAGGCCCCGGTTCGCACCGCCGCGCGCGAACTCGAGGAAGAAGCCGGCCTGACGGCCGAGTGCTGGCAGGTGCTCGTCGACGCCGACTCCACGCCCGGGTTCACCGACGAGAGCGTGCGGGTGTTCCTGGCCACCGGGCTGACCGAGATCGGCCGCCCGGAGGGCCATCACGAGGAAGCCGACATGCAGGTGGGCCGCTTCCCGCTGGCCGAGGCCGTGCAGATGGTGCTCGACGGCCGGATCGTCAATTCGTTGGCGATCTGCGGCATCCTGGCCGCGGCGGCGGTCAAGGCCGGATTGGCAACCCCGCGCGAGCCCGACGCCCCCTGGACCGACCGGCCGCACCGGCTGGCTGACCGACTGCGCGAGACGCCGCGATGA
- a CDS encoding copper transporter, with the protein MISLRSHAISLAAVFLALAIGVMLGSGLLSENLLSSMRAEKRDLHGQINSLNDQKNLLNQKLTAADDFNTQMAPRIVRDALRDTSVVLIRTPDASDDDMEAIRRVIGVAGGSVTSTVALTEEFVAANSAEKLNTVVDTVVLPAGAQLQTNFVDQGSRAGDLLGIALLTDRNPDAPTVSEEQREVVLTALRDTGFLTYPDKTFGAANSAVIVTGGPLGDDAGNQGSTVARFAAAMAPRGSGTVLAGRDGSGSGTGAVAVVRADEALARAVTTVDDIDTEAGRLTAVLALQQLKGESRTGQYGVGPGATSLTVPQ; encoded by the coding sequence GTGATTTCCCTTCGCTCACACGCCATTTCGCTGGCCGCGGTGTTCCTCGCGCTGGCCATCGGGGTCATGCTCGGCTCCGGACTGCTCTCGGAAAATCTGCTGTCGTCGATGCGCGCGGAGAAGCGTGACCTGCACGGCCAGATCAACTCGCTCAATGACCAGAAGAACCTGCTGAACCAGAAGCTCACCGCCGCCGACGATTTCAACACCCAGATGGCGCCGCGGATCGTGCGCGACGCGCTGCGCGACACGTCGGTGGTCTTGATCCGCACCCCGGACGCCTCCGACGACGACATGGAGGCCATCCGCCGGGTGATCGGCGTGGCCGGCGGTTCGGTGACTTCCACGGTCGCGCTGACCGAGGAGTTCGTCGCCGCCAACTCCGCGGAGAAACTGAACACCGTCGTCGACACCGTCGTGCTGCCGGCGGGCGCCCAGCTGCAGACCAACTTCGTCGACCAGGGATCCCGCGCCGGCGACCTGCTCGGCATCGCGCTGCTCACCGACCGCAATCCGGACGCCCCGACGGTGTCCGAGGAACAGCGCGAGGTGGTGCTGACCGCGCTGCGCGACACCGGCTTCCTGACCTACCCGGACAAGACCTTCGGAGCGGCCAACAGCGCGGTCATCGTCACCGGCGGCCCGCTGGGCGACGACGCCGGAAACCAGGGCTCCACGGTGGCCCGGTTCGCCGCGGCGATGGCCCCGCGCGGCTCGGGCACGGTGCTGGCCGGCCGCGACGGCTCCGGCAGCGGGACCGGCGCGGTGGCGGTGGTGCGCGCCGACGAGGCGCTGGCCCGCGCGGTCACCACCGTCGACGACATCGACACGGAGGCCGGCCGGCTCACCGCCGTGCTCGCGCTGCAGCAACTCAAGGGCGAAAGCCGCACCGGTCAGTACGGCGTCGGCCCCGGCGCGACGTCGCTGACCGTTCCGCAGTAA
- the steA gene encoding putative cytokinetic ring protein SteA — protein MKMSALMSRNAGSRPGVTGTARVDRDVDRLLRRLEPGDIVVLDILDLDRVTADALVDARVSGVVNASSSISGRYPNLGPEVLVANGITLIDDTGAEVFKKVKDGSRVRLHNGGVYHGDRRLILGQERNDEEISDRMHEAKSGLVEHLEAFAGNTIEFIRSESPLLIDGIGIPDIDVDLYRRHVVVVAEESGAADDLRALKPFIKEYHPVLIGVGGGADVLRKAGYRPQLIVGDPERISAEVLKCGAQVVLPADADGHAPGLERIQDLGVGAMTFPAAGSAADLALLLADHHGASLIVTAGHTASIEEFFDRTRQRSNPSTFLTRLKVGEKLVDAKAVATLYRSRISGGAVAMLVLAMLVAVVVALWVSRTDVVVLDWIADHWNRFTLWVQHLVS, from the coding sequence ATGAAGATGTCTGCGCTGATGTCCCGCAATGCAGGATCCCGCCCCGGCGTCACCGGCACCGCCCGCGTCGATCGTGACGTCGACCGGTTGCTGCGCAGGCTGGAGCCCGGCGACATCGTGGTGCTCGACATCCTCGACCTGGACCGAGTCACCGCCGACGCGCTGGTCGACGCCCGGGTCTCCGGCGTCGTCAACGCCTCGTCCTCGATCTCCGGCCGCTACCCGAACCTCGGACCCGAGGTGCTGGTCGCCAACGGCATCACCCTGATCGACGACACTGGCGCCGAGGTGTTCAAGAAGGTCAAGGACGGCAGCCGGGTGCGGCTGCACAACGGCGGGGTCTACCACGGCGACCGTCGGTTGATCCTCGGCCAGGAGCGCAACGACGAGGAGATCTCCGACCGCATGCACGAGGCCAAGAGCGGCCTCGTCGAGCATCTGGAGGCCTTCGCCGGCAACACCATCGAGTTCATCCGCAGCGAGAGCCCGCTGCTGATCGACGGCATCGGCATCCCCGACATCGACGTCGACCTGTACCGCCGGCACGTCGTGGTGGTGGCCGAGGAGTCCGGCGCCGCCGACGACCTGCGCGCCCTCAAACCGTTCATCAAGGAGTACCACCCGGTGCTGATCGGCGTCGGCGGTGGCGCCGACGTGCTGCGCAAGGCCGGCTACCGCCCGCAGCTGATCGTCGGCGACCCGGAGCGGATCAGCGCAGAGGTGCTCAAATGCGGCGCCCAGGTGGTGCTGCCCGCCGACGCCGACGGGCACGCCCCCGGCCTGGAGCGCATCCAGGACCTCGGGGTCGGCGCCATGACCTTCCCGGCCGCCGGATCCGCGGCGGACCTGGCGCTGCTGCTGGCCGACCACCACGGCGCCTCGCTGATCGTGACCGCCGGCCACACCGCCAGCATCGAGGAGTTCTTCGATCGCACTCGCCAGCGCAGCAACCCCTCGACCTTCCTGACCCGGCTCAAGGTCGGGGAGAAGCTGGTCGACGCCAAGGCCGTCGCCACCCTGTACCGCAGCCGGATCTCCGGCGGCGCGGTCGCCATGCTGGTGCTGGCGATGTTGGTGGCCGTCGTCGTCGCGCTGTGGGTCTCCCGCACCGACGTCGTCGTGCTGGACTGGATCGCCGACCACTGGAACCGCTTCACGCTGTGGGTCCAGCACCTCGTCAGCTAG
- the recN gene encoding DNA repair protein RecN — protein sequence MLVEIRISSLGAIKAAEAAFDRGLTVLTGETGAGKTMVVTGLHLLGGARADADRIRSGANRAVVEGRFSTDDADPALAARVEELLEGAGADRDDDGSVIAMRSVNRDGPSRATLGGRSVPARTLGAFTTELLTLHGQNDQLRLMRADEQRAALDRYADVAALLERYRSARATWRAARKDLLERTERARELAQEADRLKFALTEIDAADPEPAEDDALVADIRRLSELDALRDAAAVARAALSGDPDDPSPGGAASAIAAARAALAGSDDRVLSGLAGQLDGALAVVGEVAREVGDYLSGLPTDASALETKLARQAELRALTRKYAADIDGVLAWAADARARLSHLDVSEEALSALAQQVAELGAKVAAAAAKLTAARTKAASDLARAVTAELAGLAMADAEFTVTVSALPAPVDDPAPLTLPDGSTVSAGPDGADLVEFGFTAHRANGVLPLARSASGGELSRVMLALEVVLAASDTGATMVFDEVDAGVGGRAAVQIGRRLARLARTHQVIVVTHLPQVAAYADTHLVVTPAGGGASEVRTLDADERVAELARMLAGLSDSDTGRAHARELLEAAQSER from the coding sequence GTGCTGGTCGAGATTCGCATTTCTTCCCTGGGCGCCATCAAAGCCGCCGAGGCCGCTTTCGATCGCGGCCTGACCGTGCTGACCGGCGAGACCGGCGCCGGCAAGACCATGGTGGTGACCGGGTTGCATCTGCTCGGCGGCGCGCGCGCGGACGCCGACCGGATCCGCTCCGGCGCCAACCGCGCCGTCGTCGAGGGCCGGTTCAGCACCGACGACGCGGACCCCGCCTTGGCGGCCCGGGTCGAGGAGCTGCTGGAGGGCGCCGGCGCGGACCGCGACGACGACGGCAGCGTCATCGCCATGCGGTCGGTGAACCGAGACGGGCCGTCGCGGGCCACCCTCGGCGGGCGCAGCGTGCCGGCCCGGACGCTCGGCGCGTTCACCACCGAGTTGTTGACCCTGCACGGGCAGAACGATCAGTTGCGGTTGATGCGCGCCGACGAGCAGCGCGCCGCGCTGGACCGCTACGCCGACGTCGCTGCGCTGCTGGAGCGCTACCGCAGCGCGCGCGCCACCTGGCGGGCCGCGCGCAAGGACCTGCTGGAGCGCACCGAACGAGCCCGGGAACTGGCCCAGGAAGCCGACCGGTTGAAGTTCGCGCTGACCGAGATCGACGCCGCGGACCCCGAGCCGGCCGAGGACGACGCCCTGGTCGCCGACATCCGCCGGCTCTCCGAACTCGACGCGCTGCGGGACGCGGCGGCCGTCGCCCGCGCCGCGCTGTCCGGCGACCCGGATGACCCCAGCCCCGGCGGCGCCGCCTCGGCGATCGCCGCGGCCCGCGCCGCGCTGGCGGGCAGCGACGACCGGGTGCTCTCCGGGCTGGCCGGCCAGCTCGACGGGGCCCTCGCCGTGGTCGGCGAGGTGGCCCGCGAGGTCGGCGATTACCTGTCCGGGCTGCCCACCGACGCGTCGGCACTGGAGACGAAGCTGGCGCGCCAGGCCGAACTACGCGCGTTGACCCGCAAGTACGCCGCCGATATCGACGGGGTGCTGGCCTGGGCCGCCGACGCCCGGGCGCGGCTGAGCCACCTCGACGTTTCCGAGGAGGCGCTCTCCGCGCTGGCCCAGCAGGTCGCCGAGCTCGGCGCGAAGGTCGCCGCGGCGGCGGCGAAGCTGACCGCGGCCCGCACCAAGGCCGCCTCCGATCTGGCCAGGGCGGTCACCGCGGAACTGGCCGGGCTGGCGATGGCCGACGCCGAGTTCACCGTCACGGTCTCGGCGCTGCCGGCGCCGGTCGATGACCCGGCTCCGCTGACGCTGCCGGACGGATCCACGGTGAGCGCCGGGCCGGACGGCGCGGACCTGGTGGAGTTCGGGTTCACCGCGCACCGCGCCAACGGCGTGCTGCCGCTGGCCCGCAGCGCCTCCGGCGGTGAGCTGTCCCGGGTGATGCTGGCGCTGGAGGTGGTGCTGGCGGCCTCGGACACCGGCGCGACGATGGTTTTCGACGAGGTCGACGCGGGTGTCGGCGGCCGCGCGGCGGTGCAGATCGGCCGCCGGCTGGCCCGATTGGCCCGCACCCATCAGGTCATCGTCGTCACGCACCTGCCGCAGGTCGCCGCCTACGCCGACACCCATCTCGTGGTGACGCCGGCCGGTGGTGGCGCCAGTGAGGTGCGCACCCTCGACGCCGACGAACGGGTGGCCGAGTTGGCCCGGATGCTGGCCGGGCTGAGCGATTCCGACACCGGCCGGGCGCACGCCCGGGAGCTGCTGGAGGCAGCCCAGAGCGAACGCTGA
- a CDS encoding NAD kinase, giving the protein MNAERYVLLVVHTGREAATEVGRKVEKTLGEHGIGLRVLSAEAVDRGTVHLAPDDMRALGVEIDVVDPDEAAAVGAELVLVLGGDGTFLRGAELARNAGIPVLGVNLGRIGFLAEAEADAIDEVLNRIVRRDYHVEPRMTLDIAIRRDGEVIDRGWALNEASLEKTPRLGVLGVVLEIDGRPVSTFGCDGVLVSTPTGSTAYAFSAGGPVLWPDLEAILVVPNNAHALFGRPMVTSPRATVAIEIEASGHDALVFCDGRRDMVVPAGGRLEIRRSAISMQWVRLDSAPFTDRLVHKFQLPVSGWRGQ; this is encoded by the coding sequence ATGAACGCCGAACGCTATGTCCTGCTCGTCGTGCACACCGGCCGCGAAGCGGCGACCGAGGTGGGCCGCAAGGTGGAGAAGACCCTCGGCGAGCACGGTATCGGACTGCGGGTGCTCTCGGCCGAGGCGGTCGACCGGGGCACGGTGCACCTGGCGCCCGACGACATGCGCGCCCTCGGGGTGGAGATCGACGTCGTCGACCCCGACGAGGCGGCCGCAGTCGGCGCGGAGCTGGTGCTGGTGCTCGGCGGCGACGGCACCTTCCTGCGCGGCGCCGAACTGGCCCGTAACGCGGGCATCCCGGTGCTCGGGGTCAACCTGGGCCGGATCGGATTCCTGGCCGAAGCCGAGGCCGACGCCATCGATGAGGTGCTGAACCGGATCGTCCGCCGCGACTACCACGTCGAGCCCCGGATGACGCTGGACATCGCCATCCGGCGCGACGGCGAGGTCATCGACCGCGGCTGGGCCCTCAACGAGGCCAGCCTGGAGAAGACCCCGCGACTCGGGGTGCTCGGCGTGGTGCTGGAGATCGACGGCCGCCCGGTGTCGACGTTCGGCTGCGACGGTGTGCTGGTGTCCACCCCGACCGGATCGACGGCGTACGCGTTCTCGGCCGGTGGCCCGGTGCTGTGGCCCGACCTGGAGGCGATCCTGGTGGTGCCCAACAACGCCCACGCGCTGTTCGGCCGGCCGATGGTGACCAGTCCCCGCGCCACCGTCGCCATCGAGATCGAGGCGAGCGGGCACGACGCGCTGGTGTTCTGCGACGGTCGCCGGGACATGGTGGTGCCGGCCGGCGGGCGCCTCGAGATCCGCCGCAGCGCCATCTCGATGCAGTGGGTGCGCCTGGACAGCGCTCCGTTCACCGACCGGCTGGTGCACAAGTTTCAGCTGCCGGTGTCCGGGTGGCGGGGCCAGTAA
- a CDS encoding TlyA family RNA methyltransferase has translation MTRRARVDAELVRRGLARSRQQAAELIGAGRVRIDGMPAAKPATAIPVTAALTVDPGERSWVSRGAHKLIGALDTFGIAVDGRRCLDAGASTGGFSEVLLDRGAAHIAAVDVGYGQLAWPVRSDERVAVFERTNVREITPESIGGAVDLVVADLSFISLATVLPALTGCADDNADIVPMVKPQFEVGKGQVGPGGVVSDPQLRASAVLSVAAKSAELGWQAVGVTASPLPGPSGNVEYFLWLRRTHADDEKSPAPLAGADLESAIARAVAEGPQ, from the coding sequence GTGACCCGGCGCGCCCGCGTCGACGCCGAGCTGGTGCGTCGGGGCCTGGCCCGATCCCGCCAGCAGGCCGCCGAGTTGATCGGCGCCGGGCGGGTCCGCATCGACGGGATGCCCGCCGCCAAACCCGCCACTGCCATCCCGGTCACCGCCGCGCTGACCGTCGACCCCGGCGAACGCAGCTGGGTGTCGCGCGGCGCCCACAAGCTGATCGGCGCGCTGGACACCTTCGGCATCGCCGTCGACGGCCGGCGCTGCCTGGACGCCGGAGCGTCCACCGGCGGATTCAGCGAGGTGCTGCTGGACCGCGGCGCCGCGCACATCGCGGCCGTCGACGTCGGCTACGGGCAGCTGGCCTGGCCGGTGCGCTCCGATGAACGCGTCGCCGTCTTCGAGCGCACCAACGTCCGCGAGATCACCCCGGAATCCATCGGCGGAGCCGTCGACCTTGTGGTCGCCGACCTGTCCTTCATCTCGCTGGCCACGGTGTTGCCGGCGTTGACCGGCTGCGCCGACGACAACGCCGACATCGTGCCGATGGTCAAACCGCAATTCGAGGTCGGCAAGGGCCAGGTGGGACCCGGCGGGGTGGTCTCCGACCCGCAGCTTCGGGCCTCCGCGGTGCTGTCGGTGGCTGCGAAATCCGCCGAGTTGGGCTGGCAGGCCGTCGGCGTCACCGCATCCCCGCTGCCCGGCCCGTCGGGCAATGTCGAATACTTCCTGTGGCTACGCCGCACCCACGCCGACGACGAGAAGTCCCCGGCGCCGCTGGCCGGTGCGGACCTGGAGTCCGCCATCGCCCGCGCCGTCGCCGAGGGACCCCAGTGA